Below is a window of Impatiens glandulifera chromosome 2, dImpGla2.1, whole genome shotgun sequence DNA.
tggttggagatggtctaagtttgtcaaaaaaaaaaaaataataaaccatTCTAACACCCAAATactaataataagtaaaaacaaaaacacaatCCCCTTTTAGTCTAGTGACAAAAATAGATGAATGATAACTCTAAGTTCTTGAGTTCGAGCATGTTAAACAAAGATCGGTTAACAACATGTCTTACAATTATTGATaacaagtttatttttatataagaacaTGTCTTACAATTATTgataataagtttatttttatttttgtaaactcTTAAATCAATCAAATTTTTACAATTCTAAATTTACAATAGaagattttaaaagtttatatataactttgattttaagattttatactattttgtGGAGACGCGTAGCTCAATTGTAGATCACATATAAGGGTGTTCATTGGTTCGTTTTTTGAGTTATTCGAGTTCTTTGGTTTggattcttcaaatatttttttaagtcatTTCGAAAACATAACGAATTTCGAATTCAGTTTATTCAAATTCGATCGAATATTCGATttagacaaaatattaaatacaccTACAAAAATTGTActatttattacaataattgtactcacacttttttttatctttgctACCAACAAATTTTAGGGACTAAAAGTCTTAGAAATTAAGAAAAGTTAGCGATTGAGCctagtttaatatataataaaatatataattatttaattatatataataaattatataatatgtaattaaatatataataaaataaataataaaaattaattcggttttcggtttagttttcgagttgaaacctgAACTAAAAAACAATTtcgaaaattatatttaaattcaaattagtttaaaattttatttgaaaaccaaaaaatgaaattcaaattcggtttattcgaactCACTCAAATATTCGGttcaaaccaaatattgaattcgattattatttttgtgatttaatacttatttaaataaataaattaatgtaattaatttgataaatataacctttttataatattatttacttattgttgattttaattaattttatacttaattatatatacatatattaaataattcatatataaaatttcttaattatatatatatatatattttaaaaaggtctattatataaaaatataaaaatgaggaaaaaaacattacatgtcttaattatatatatataataataatatataactaatgttgtttgaaattaacttttaacaattttaattttaagtaaactaaaccatttatttgagataaattgtGGGCTGATCATACATggtttatttaaacaaaacagACAGAATGGTGAGATGATAAAAAAATCAGTTTCCATAAATAACCATATTAGATGTAACAAGATCACATGAACAAACCTCTTACAAGTGAAAATTAGATCAACTGAAATAACTAAACAATagttcaaaaaaaaaagaaaaaaaaaaagaagaagccaGGAATCTAAAAGGCAATGGCATTCTTCCAGAAATCAAACACATAAAACCAAAACTCACACACACAAAAATAGGTTAAGAAGAAGATTGAAATCACTTCTccagtttgtttatttatatgaaggCTTGATCCTCGGGTCCAACAAGCATAACCTGATTCAAAcaccaataataatatttacaacAAAAAATGGAAACAAACAGCCGATCAAAATTTAAATCTACTCACGTTGCTGCTGTCGAGAGCATATCTCCTGGCCAGAATAATGGCGGCATTTCTATCTCGTTCTGATTCAAACACTAATATGAACGATTGTCCCTTCCTCGGTTGCCAAAATATCGATTTCGCTGCTGAATTACCACCGCCCCTATACCCACATAATAGCTGCAACCAATATTCATACCATAAACATCAGTTCTAATTTCTAATGTTAATAATTCATGACTGGAATATTAATTAACCTGCATCATCGACGGCGAATATGATTCCCTCGCCTTTGTAATCCAGCCTCTAGAAAGCTTCATCCTAGTCTTCCCTACTTGAAACAAATGCACAGATTTTGAAGAATAGTTTCGTCCGTTCATCTGGGAAATACCAACCTGTAGTAGTAGtgcacaaattattattattagaaaccataaaaataaatgaataacaCAATGACATACATTATATTATACATACATTGAATTCTGTATTAGATTTTCGTAAAAGAATCTCCACATGATTGTCCAGTTCTGGAGCTGCaggaaacaaaataaataagtaaactcAGAGGGAATGACAATTGACAAGAGATTAAGGTTTCGTTTTTTGTTTGAACCTGGAGAAATGGCTCCAACAGTTGTTACATAAAACTTCTGTCCATTTGAGATTATATCAACTTCAAGAAATCTTCCCACATCAAAAGGCTCAGGAGCATAAACTGTTTTCGTCGCACCCGAAATAATTTCCCTTCTGCTACCTTCAGTCGGCAGGCGATACCACTGGATTGAACATCTTGACGGCTCTTCAGCTTCATCAGAGCACGGTTCAATTCGTAGCAATGAACCTACACTTTCTAAACCATTTAATTCGTATATACAGAACTGGTTTTCTTCAGCCCTTTTTCTAAACTCCAgctgaaaaaataaatcatttaaaaggttttaaaatacaaatttaagaTATGCATTATTTGATTAGAAAACAACATACTTGATTCTGAAGTTTAATCGAAATCGTGGATTTCTCTTGGATCTGAAGTCGCAGCTCTCGAAGTTCGTGTTCCATATCCAACACCTGCAAAACATGTTCCATTAAGTTCATTGTTCTTAGAAATTAAGagcaaattaaattaaagtataccTTGCTCGGCTGATGCAACAGTCTAATCCTTCTAGCTTGTTGAACCTCTTCTAGTAATCCCTCAACCTCCTGGTCACAATTAATGTAATCAAGTTAATAAGTTTGATAATTAATGAACATGTGATTATTAAGAAAGGGAAGGATTAAGGAACCTGTTTTCCTGAAGTCTTGGaatttctttcttcttcgtcGAGAGCTTCTCCGATTCTTTGCACCACTGCTCTTGCGCTTTCGATTTCTGCACATGCAAATGATCTCTCTTGACTGACCAATTTCTTCGCATCTTCTGAAGTCTGTTTAAGAAAGTTGGCTAGCTTCTTCACTTCAAATTTCTCCTGAATTAATTCTCCTTCTTTCTGAGTCAACTTGACAGCTAAAGTCTCCACCTATTATAAAATGTTTCAGAGTAGCAGTTGATCAATTAGTCTCTCCAATCTATCTAAATGAGCAAAAGGGTATTGAAAACTAACCATTGAAATAGCAATCTCAACATCTTCTTTGTTTCGTCCAGCCAATCGTCCCTTGAGGAATTCCAATGCATCACGCAGTTTTTTCAGAAGGACGTGACCATCCAAAGAAGCAGACACTCTAATTCTAGCCTCGTCTGATAACTTGGCAGCAGATGCTAAGTTCTTATCGAATTTAGTGGCGAGATCGCGAACTGAGAGACGCTTGTGCTGTTCTACCAGTTGTGAAGTTTCTTTTTCGACAACTTCTTTAAGTGAAGGACCGTAATGATCCACCTTTTCTACATCTAGGATCTGGTTATCAGGTCCTATTTTGTAGTTTGGAAATTGATCAGAAACAAAACTGGCATCGGCAGAGACGGATGACACAATTGCTGTTGCTGGCATTGGATCTTCAAATGACGGACTCACCTTATTAGTCATTAGTCCGAATTCGAATCCGAATGCTAATGATATTTTCTGATAATTAGTAGAGGAATAAGGAAAACACAAGTCAAGAAGACGCAACAAAGGAATAATAATGACATTGGAAAGAACAAAAGCGCCTGAAATAAATTAATGGAAATTTACAACTGTAAAGGAGGATAAATGACGACAACGACGACTCAATTGAATTTCGTTATTTTCTCGATCAAAAAAGCACAACGCATGCAGAAAGATCAAACAAATGCAATTAAATCAAAAACATGATCCGAATTAGATTAGCTTgtgaaattatcaaaactatagAATGAATGTTGCTACAATCCAGCAGCAGGATACGATTTAAGTTGAAAATACATACATACATTGATACACATACAACATAAATTAAAGTTGAAACGGATGATAATCAAACAGTATGAAATATAACTTACAGTTGCGGTAGAAAAcggatgaagatgaagttgaaaGAGTGATACTGAAGCGA
It encodes the following:
- the LOC124924829 gene encoding stomatal closure-related actin-binding protein 3-like, with the protein product MTNKVSPSFEDPMPATAIVSSVSADASFVSDQFPNYKIGPDNQILDVEKVDHYGPSLKEVVEKETSQLVEQHKRLSVRDLATKFDKNLASAAKLSDEARIRVSASLDGHVLLKKLRDALEFLKGRLAGRNKEDVEIAISMVETLAVKLTQKEGELIQEKFEVKKLANFLKQTSEDAKKLVSQERSFACAEIESARAVVQRIGEALDEEERNSKTSGKQEVEGLLEEVQQARRIRLLHQPSKVLDMEHELRELRLQIQEKSTISIKLQNQLEFRKRAEENQFCIYELNGLESVGSLLRIEPCSDEAEEPSRCSIQWYRLPTEGSRREIISGATKTVYAPEPFDVGRFLEVDIISNGQKFYVTTVGAISPAPELDNHVEILLRKSNTEFNVGISQMNGRNYSSKSVHLFQVGKTRMKLSRGWITKARESYSPSMMQLLCGYRGGGNSAAKSIFWQPRKGQSFILVFESERDRNAAIILARRYALDSSNVMLVGPEDQAFI